The window CGGCTAACTATGTGCCAGCAGCCGCGGTAATACATAGGATGCAAGCGTTATCCGGATTTACTGGGCGTAAAACGAGCGCAGGCGGGTTTGTAAGTTTGGTATTAAATCTAGATGCTTAACGTCTAGCTGTATCAAAAACTGTAAACCTAGAGTGTAGTAGGGAGTTGGGGAACTCCATGTGGAGCGGTAAAATGCGTAGATATATGGAAGAACACCGGTGGCGAAGGCGCCAACTTGGACTATCACTGACGCTTAGGCTCGAAAGTGTGGGGAGCAAATAGGATTAGATACCCTAGTAGTCCACACCGTAAACGATCATCATTAAATGTCGGCCCGAATGGGTCGGTGTTGTAGCTAACGCATTAAATGATGTGCCTGGGTAGTACATTCGCAAGAATGAAACTCAAACGGAATTGACGGGGACCCGCACAAGTGGTGGAGCATGTTGCTTAATTTGACAATACACGTAGAACCTTACCTAGGTTTGACATCTATTGCGATGCTATAGAAATATAGTTGAGGTTAACAATATGACAGGTGGTGCATGGTTGTCGTCAGCTCGTGTCGTGAGATGTTGGGTTAAGTCCCGCAACGAGCGCAACCCCTTTCGTTAGTTACTTTTCTAGCGATACTGCTACCGCAAGGTAGAGGAAGGTGGGGATGACGTCAAATCATCATGCCCCTTATATCTAGGGCTGCAAACGTGCTACAATGGCTAATACAAACTGCTGCAAAATCGTAAGATGAAGCGAAACAGAAAAAGTTAGTCTCAGTTCGGATAGAGGGCTGCAATTCGTCCTCTTGAAGTTGGAATCACTAGTAATCGCGAATCAGACATGTCGCGGTGAATACGTTCTCGGGTCTTGTACACACCGCCCGTCAAACTATGGGAGCTGGTAATATCTAAAACCGCAAAGCTAACCTTTTGGAGGCATGCGTCTAGGGTAGGATCGGTGACTGGAGTTAAGTCGTAACAAGGTATCCCTACGAGAACGTGGGGATGGATCACCTCCTTTCTTCGGAGTAAATTTTTAATTTACGTACTAATAAGTGTACATTTTTATTAAAATCCATATGAATATAAGCCACTTTTTTAAATATTTTTAAAAATTCATATGGTCGGATTCTATTTAGTTTTGAGAGTTTATTCTCTCCCATAATAATTAATTTATTATGGATGATCGATCTTTGAAAACTGAATAATTATCAACAAATCTTTCTAATCATTGACATTAAGTTGTCAGTGAACAGAAACTATATTAAATTAAATATAGTTAACAATCATAAATAAACAACTTTAAGGATTTATAATAAGTTACTAAGAGCTTATGGTGAATGCCTTGGGACAAACAGGCGATGAAGGACGTGCTAATCTGCGATAAGCAACGGGTAGCTGATAAGAGGCTTTAATCCGTTGATCTCCGAATGAGGAAACTCAATCTAATGAGAATTAGATTACTGTATAAATGAATTCATAGTTTAACAGAGCGATACCTGGTGAAGTGAAACATCTCAGTAACCAGAGGAAAAGAAAACGAAGTGATTCCCTGTGTAGCGGCGAGCGAAAGGGGAGTAGGCCAAACCGAATTTCGATTCGGGGTTGTAGGACTACAATATGGAATAGAGAATGATAGTAGAATTGGTTGGGAAGCCAAATCATAGAGGGTGATAATCCCGTATACGAAATCATTCTTTTACCTAGTAGGATCCTGAGTAGGGCGGGACACGTGAAATCCTGTCTGAATCCACCCAGACCATTGGGTAAGCCTAAATACTAGTTTGTCACCGATAGAGCATAGTACCGTGAGGGAACGGTGAAAAGAACCCAGAGATGGGAGTGAAATAGAACCTGAAACCATAAGCTTACAAGGTGTTAGAGCACATTAATGTGTGATAGCGTGCCTTTTGAAGTATGAGCCAGCGAGTTATTATAGCATGCGAGGTTAAATCGTAGAGATGGAGCCGTAGGGAAACCGAGTCTTAATAGGGCGTTTTAGTATGTTATAATAGACGCGAAACGGGGTGATCTATCCATGGGCAGGTTGAAGGTGAAGTAACATTCACTGGAGGACCGAACCCACTTTCGTTGAAACGACAGGGGATGACCTGTGGATAGTGGTGAAATTCCAATCGAACTCCGTGATAGCTCGTTCTCGTCGAAATATTTTTAGGAATAGCGTTAGATTATTGGGAATATGGGGGTAAAGCACTGAATCTATGATGGCGCCACCTCGGTGTACTGAATAGAATCAAACTCTGAATACCATATTACCTATTCTAGCAGTCAGACAGTGGGGGATAAGCTTCATTGTCGCGAGGGAAACAGCCCAGATCATTAACTAAGGTCCCTAATATATGCTAAGTGGAAAACGATGTTGAGTTTCATAAACAGCAAGGATGTTGGCTTAGAAGCAGCCACCGTTTAAAGAGTGCGTAACAGCTCACTTGTCGAGAGACTCTGCGCGGAAGATGTAACGGGGCTAAGCATATAACCGAAGTTATGGGTTACATATTATATATGTAGCGGTAGACGAGTGTTGTATATGGGGCGAAGGTAGACTGTGAAGACTACTGGACTTTATACAAGTAAGAATGCTGGCGTGAGTAACGAATGAGAGTGAGAATCTCTCAAACCGATTGACTAAGGGTTCCTGGGCAAGGGTCGTCCTCCCAGGGTAAGTCGGATCCTAAGGCGAGGCTGAAAAGCGTAGTCGATGGAAAACAGGTTAATATTCCTGTACCTACAAATTGTGTGATGGAGTGACGGAGAAGGTTATTATGTGCCGGTTATTGGATTCCGGTTTAAATAACAAGGTTAGTAAGTTGGCAAATCCGCTTACTATTAAGACCAAGTTATGAATACGAGCGACCCCTTCGGGCAGTAGCGAAGACATATACATCATGCTTCCAAGAAAAGCTTCTAGCGTTAAACAATTAGTAGTCCGTACCGAGAACGAACACACGTGGTCAAGGAGAATATCCTAAGGTTAGCGAGTTAACTACAGTTAAGGAACTCTGCAAATTAACCCCGTACGTTAGCAATAAGGGGTGCTCGCTGTAAAAGGTGAGCCGCAGTGAATAGCGAGGGGGGACTGTTTAACAAAAACACAGCTCTATGCTAAGTCGTAAGACGATGTATATGGGGTGACACCTGCCCAATGCTGTAAGGTTAAAGAAGAATGTTAGCGCAAGCGAAGCTTTTAACTGAAGCCCCAGTGAATGGCGGCCGTAACTATAACGGTCCTAAGGTAGCGAAATTCCTTGTCGGGTAAATTCCGTCCCGCTTGAATGGTGTAACCATCTCTTGACTGTCTCAACTGTAGACTCGGTGAAATCCTGGTGAGGGTGAAGACGCCCTCTTGGCGTGATTGGACGGAAAGACCCCATGAAGCTTTACTGTAGCTTAATATTGGGAAATTTTATTACTTGTAGAGCATAGGTAGGAGACTGTGAAGTATACTCGCTAGGGTATATGGAGTCAACGTTGGAATACTACCCTTGTGATAAGATTTCTCTAACCTGCAGCCATGAATCTGGCTGGGGGACAGTGTTAGGTGGGCAGTTTGACTGGGGCGGTCGCCTCCCAAAAGGTAACGGAGGCGCGCAACGGTACCCTCAGCACGGTTGGAAATCGTGTATAGAGTGTAATGGTATAAGGGTGCTTGACTGTGAGACTTACAAGTCGAACAGGTAGGAAACTAGGTCATAGTGATCCGGTGGCTCAGAATGGAATGGCCATCGCTCAACGGATAAAAGCTACTCTGGGGATAACAGGCTGATAGTGCCCAAGAGTTCATATCGACGGCACTGTTTGGCACCTCGATGTCGACTCATCTCATCCTGGAGCTGAAGCAGGTTCCAAGGGTTCGGCTGTTCGCCGATTAAAGAGATACGTGAGTTGGGTTCAAACCGTCGTGAGACAGGTTGGTCCCTATCTGTCATGCCCGTAGGAAGATTGAGAAGAGCTGTTCCTAGTACGAGAGGACCGGAATGGACACACCTCTTGTGATCCTGTTGTCGCGCCAGCGGCACTGCAGGGTAGCAACGTGTGGAATAGAGAAACGCTGAAAGCATCTAAGTGTGAAACTAACTTCAAGATTAATCTTCCCTTTCTTAAATGAAGTAAGAATCGTTAAAGACTATAACGTTGATAGGTCGGATGTGTACGCACGGTGACGTGTTTAGCTAACCGATACTAATAATTCGAGGACTTATATAAGTTCTTAGTTAATTTTTAGAAGAATAGTTGATAATATTTAGTTTTCAGATGTCGATCATAATTGTGTAGTGATTATATCAGAGTGGAAATACCTGTTCCCATCCCGAACACAGAAGTCAAGCACTCTAGAGCCGAAAATAGCGCAAGTAAAATAGGTCATCGCTACGCTAAAACCAACCTTGAAATTTAAGAGGTTGGTTTTTTTATACTTAAATAATATATTTTTTAATATATATCAGTCTAATTTAAATAAATTAGTATATAATCAAAATGTGACAATCATTTATGATTAAGGATTTTATATTTAAATATGTTAAAGTTAATTTGATGTCAAACATTGAATGGTGGTATATCAAAAAATAATAAATTACCATGATATATAAAAGAAGAATTAGATCATTTTTATAAAACAACAAAAAACCATAAAATTATAATGGGTAAAAACACTTTTGATTCATTAGATCAAAAACCATTAAATAATCGAACAAATATCATTTTTTCTTCAATTATGCAAACACCAGAAGACGAATCGTATTTTGTGACAAATGATTTTCAACAAGTATTAAACGATGCTAAAAAAGAGGATATTTTTATTATTGGCGGCAAGGAATTATTTGATATTTTTTTAGCTTATGCAGATGTTTTAATTGTTTCTGTATTAAAAGATTATTATGATTGTGATCTATACATGAAAGTTGATTATAATAATTTTAATTTAGATAAACAAGATGTTTATGATAATTTTATTGTTAATTATTATTCAAATAAGAAGGAAAAATAAAAGATTTATGACCAAAAAACTGATTGTTTTTGATTTTGATGGTACAATTATGCACACGCATACAACTATGAGCCTATCTATTATTGGTGTTTTAGAATTTTATAATCATCATATACCAAGTTTAAAAGAAATGAACGATCTGTTAGGTAATCTTTCTATGGTAAATATTTTTAAAAAGTATGCTAAACACGATCTTTTAAATATCGAAATTGAAATGATGATTTCTAAATATTATGAAATATATGAATCTTCGCTTTTTATGATCCATAGTTATTTTTTTGATGGTATTTTAGACCTAATCAAAAAATTAAAATCACTTAATAATAATGTTAAATTAGCAATTTTATCAAATAAACGATCTTCTTTATTAGCAACAATGGTTGATTATTATAATTTACGACCTTATTTTGATTATATTTTTGGTGCTGAAGATGTCGAACAAATGAAGCCAGATCCTAGTGGTTTACTAAAAATTATGAACAACTGTAATGTTGATCATAAAAATACTTTATTGATTGGTGATAGTATAGCTGATTTAAAAGCAGCTATAAATGCTAATTGTCATTTTATTTTAGTTAATTGAGAACCACAATATCAAAAGCACATGGAAACAATTATTAATTTAAAACCTCTTATTGTTAAAACAATTGATGAACTAGAAACACAAATTAACCACTTTTTATATTAATGAACAAAAATGGCACAAAAAAGACTAGTTTATTATATAATATATAAGTGCTAGTTGCAGATGTAGTTCAATGGTAGAACGCAACCTTGCCAAGGTCGAGACGCGAGTTCGATTCTCGTCATCTGCTCCATTAATAAATAAAAAAGCAATTCTATTATGAATTGCTTTTTTTATTCTTTACTTAATTATTAAAATTATTTAGTACCGAAAATTCGATCACCAGCATCACCTAAACCAGGAGTGATATATCCATTTTCATTTAATTTATCATCTAATGCTGCGATATAAACATCAACTTCAGGATGAACTTCTTGAACATATTTAAGACCTTCTGGAGCTGCAACAATACATACAAATTTAATGGATTTTGGATTGTATTTTTTAATAATATTAACAGCTTCAACAACACTACCTCCTGTTGCTAACATTGGATCTAAAATAATAACATCTGATTCAGAAATATTTTTAGGAAATTTTTTAAAATATTCTACTGGTTTTAGTGTTTGTTCATTACGATATAAACCGATATGACCGATTGTGGCTGTTGGAATTAAACTTTTAACACCATCAACCATTCCAATTCCAGCGCGCAAAATAGGTATTAAACAAATTTTATTTTTTAATTTATAACCTTTTGCAACCTTAACAACAGGAGTTTCAATTTCTATTTCATTTAACTCTAAATCTTTTGTTGCTTCATAAACCATCAATTGTGTAAGTTCTTCTAAATTTGTACGAAAAACAGTAGAAACTGTTGAAACTTTTCGCATACGTGTTAGTTTATCTTTAATTAATGGGTGATTAATTATTTTATGCATTTTTAACTCCTTAAATCATTTAACTTGTATATATAATTTTAATATTCGTTCTTAATTATAAAATTTATTATTATAAATAACTTAATAAAATGAAAAAAACTAGCAAAATGCTAGTTTTATTACATTAATATATGTCATCACACATAAAAAGATATTGCTATTGCTGCTCCATCTCTGGCCTGACAAGGTTCGCTACTTAATATTGTAATGACATATATATTATAAATAAAATTGATTAAATTTTTTAATCTTTATTTCATAAAATTAAAAAATAATTTCGTTTACCTTTTCTAATAATACTAAATTTTTGATTAATAGCATCTTGTTTCTTGACTAAAAAATTTTCATCATTTATTTTAATATCATTAATTAAAATTGATCCTGTATTTAAAAAATCTCGTGCTATACGGTTACTTGATGAAATATTAGCTAAATTTAATAAATCAATTATTTTAATTTCATCTTTGTCTAATTTTGTTGCAGGTAAACTCTTAATTGCGATTTCTAATTCTTCTTGATTTAATGTACTAATACTACCATTAAATAGTACTTCGCTAATATGTAATGCTTGTTCATATTTTTGTTGTCCATGTATATCAACAACAACAGCTTTAGCCAATGCTTTTTGTGCAACTCGTAAAGCGGGATTATTTTTATGAGCTTGCATTATTTTTTTTATTTCTTCAACATCAATTAATGTTAAAAAATTAAGTAATTTTTCTACATCAGCATCGCTTTGATTAATTAAAAACTGATACATTTCATAAACAGTTGATTTATTTTCGTCTAAATAAATAGCACCTTTTTCACTTTTACCAAATTTTTTACCTTCTGAATTTGTTAATAAATTAATTGTCAATCCACAAGCGATATTGTCATCACCTAAATTTTTTCGAATCATTTCAATTCCAGTTGTAATGTTACCCCATTGATCACTACCACCAGCTTGAATGGCTATGTTATCATTTTTATATAATTGTAAAAAATCATAACCTTGTAGCAAATTATAACTAAATTCTGTATATGAAATACCAACAGATAAACGAGAATTAATAATTTCTTTTTCTAATAAATAATTAATGTTGATTAACTTTCCAACATCACGCAAAAAATCTAAAAAAGTCATATTTTCATAAAAAACATAATTATTAATAACTTGAGAATTAGTAAATTTTTCAAGTTGAAATTTTATTTTTGCAATATTTTTTTCTAAAATTGTTTTATCTAATAAATTACGTTCAGCGGATTTACCACTTGGATCACCAATCATTCCTGTAGCACCACCAACAAGCGCTAATGTTTTAATGTTATATAAACGAAAGCGTTTTAATAACATTATCATAATATAATTACCTAAGTGTAAACTATCAGCTGAAGGATCAAAACCTACATAAATTCCTTTATTTTTCTCTAAAGCTTTTATTAATTTTTCTTCATTAGTTATATTATTGATTAAGTTTCGTGCTTTTAAATCCTTAATTAAACTATGCATAGATCTATCTTTTCCTTAATTAATTACTTGATTTATAATTATATATTTTAATACTATATTACCTTTAAATCAAATTAAATTATTGATTTGTTTTATAATTAAATGTTAAATAGCTTTACTTAAATAAAGGATGGCTTTATGAGAAATAAAAAAGAAAATGATAATGTTATTAATCCATTATCTAATCCAGATGAGAACAAAAAAATTAATATAAAAGACTTATCAAAAGATGAGCGTAAAGAACTTAAAAAACGAATTAAAGAAGTTGAAAAATTAAACAGAAATCACAAAGGTGACATTGATATGCCATCACGTGATCCAAATAATATTATTGAACTTCGTGATGTTAAAAAAATTTTCACAAATGGCTATTTAATTAATGAAACACTCAAAGGTGTTAATTTAGATATTCGTAAAGGTGAATTTGTAATTATTTTAGGACCATCAGGTTCTGGTAAAACAACATTAATGAACATTATGTCGGGACTTGATCGTGCAACTGATGGTGATGTTCGTGTTTGTGATAAACAACTAATTAATATGAATCAAAATAAATTAACTGATTTTCGTAAAGAATATATTGGATTTGTTTTTCAACAATATGGATTATTACCAACACTATCTGTAGAGGAAAATGTAGAGATTGGTGCTGATTTACAAGTTGATAAAAAACGCCGTATTAAACCACAAGATGCATTAAAAGCAGTAGGGATGCTTGATTACGCAAAAAAATTTCCACATGAATTATCTGGTGGTCAGCAACAACGAGTCTCAATAGCCCGTGCTTTAGCTAAAAATCCTATTATTTTATTTGGCGATGAACCAACTGGTGCTGTTGATGAAACAATGTCAAAAATTATTTTAAAAGAATTTGTAAAAGTTAACCAGGAATTAAAGACAACGGTAATTATTGTTACCCACAAC is drawn from Ureaplasma parvum serovar 3 str. ATCC 27815 and contains these coding sequences:
- a CDS encoding ABC transporter ATP-binding protein, which translates into the protein MRNKKENDNVINPLSNPDENKKINIKDLSKDERKELKKRIKEVEKLNRNHKGDIDMPSRDPNNIIELRDVKKIFTNGYLINETLKGVNLDIRKGEFVIILGPSGSGKTTLMNIMSGLDRATDGDVRVCDKQLINMNQNKLTDFRKEYIGFVFQQYGLLPTLSVEENVEIGADLQVDKKRRIKPQDALKAVGMLDYAKKFPHELSGGQQQRVSIARALAKNPIILFGDEPTGAVDETMSKIILKEFVKVNQELKTTVIIVTHNPIFAELGTLVIKVKDGNINELIRNDHPKSVDELKWDEQ
- the upp gene encoding uracil phosphoribosyltransferase: MHKIINHPLIKDKLTRMRKVSTVSTVFRTNLEELTQLMVYEATKDLELNEIEIETPVVKVAKGYKLKNKICLIPILRAGIGMVDGVKSLIPTATIGHIGLYRNEQTLKPVEYFKKFPKNISESDVIILDPMLATGGSVVEAVNIIKKYNPKSIKFVCIVAAPEGLKYVQEVHPEVDVYIAALDDKLNENGYITPGLGDAGDRIFGTK
- a CDS encoding HAD family hydrolase gives rise to the protein MTKKLIVFDFDGTIMHTHTTMSLSIIGVLEFYNHHIPSLKEMNDLLGNLSMVNIFKKYAKHDLLNIEIEMMISKYYEIYESSLFMIHSYFFDGILDLIKKLKSLNNNVKLAILSNKRSSLLATMVDYYNLRPYFDYIFGAEDVEQMKPDPSGLLKIMNNCNVDHKNTLLIGDSIADLKAAINANCHFILVNWEPQYQKHMETIINLKPLIVKTIDELETQINHFLY
- a CDS encoding dihydrofolate reductase, which gives rise to MLKLIWCQTLNGGISKNNKLPWYIKEELDHFYKTTKNHKIIMGKNTFDSLDQKPLNNRTNIIFSSIMQTPEDESYFVTNDFQQVLNDAKKEDIFIIGGKELFDIFLAYADVLIVSVLKDYYDCDLYMKVDYNNFNLDKQDVYDNFIVNYYSNKKEK
- the tyrS gene encoding tyrosine--tRNA ligase, giving the protein MHSLIKDLKARNLINNITNEEKLIKALEKNKGIYVGFDPSADSLHLGNYIMIMLLKRFRLYNIKTLALVGGATGMIGDPSGKSAERNLLDKTILEKNIAKIKFQLEKFTNSQVINNYVFYENMTFLDFLRDVGKLININYLLEKEIINSRLSVGISYTEFSYNLLQGYDFLQLYKNDNIAIQAGGSDQWGNITTGIEMIRKNLGDDNIACGLTINLLTNSEGKKFGKSEKGAIYLDENKSTVYEMYQFLINQSDADVEKLLNFLTLIDVEEIKKIMQAHKNNPALRVAQKALAKAVVVDIHGQQKYEQALHISEVLFNGSISTLNQEELEIAIKSLPATKLDKDEIKIIDLLNLANISSSNRIARDFLNTGSILINDIKINDENFLVKKQDAINQKFSIIRKGKRNYFLILWNKD